Proteins from a genomic interval of Bacteroidota bacterium:
- a CDS encoding NADH-quinone oxidoreductase subunit M, protein MFPWLSLILLVPGLAALGVLLVPAQRVNAIRGLALGAMLLELALVLGLLVAYDPSRAGVNEPNAFQFVERLTLLELALGPWGRLRVDYYLGLDGLSLTLVVLTALISAIGVLSSWTIERGVKGYFALYLLLVAAMMGVFVALDLFLFYVFWELMLIPMYFLIGLWGGERRAYAAVKFFLYTLAGSIFLLLVLIGLYFSSALNPDAPPALQVRTLDLLRLMRPEAYAPDAPFNPEAPGLILGWNARLLAFLVLFVGFAIKLPAVPLHTWLPDAHVEAPTPISVILAGVLLKMGGYGILRLGYGLFPEGGIAFGTGIAALGMLGVIYGALVAAAQEDLKKLIAYSSVSHMGYVLLGIASLTQEGVAGAVFQMFTHGLVAAMLFLLVGVLYDRVHDRMIGHFRGLSQLMPLYGGVALFAFLASMGLPGLAGFVSEALVFLGAFSAESIHAGRAFSPVPRWMALVSAAGIVLAAVYYLWAVVQRMFYGPLRLREEAWRASLVDLNGRERAMFFPLMALVLLLGLYPQAYLGLIRASTGRFLEWVLNSGTAWLQRGLALGN, encoded by the coding sequence ATGTTCCCTTGGCTTTCGCTGATTCTGCTTGTGCCCGGGCTGGCCGCGCTGGGCGTGCTGCTAGTGCCGGCTCAGCGGGTAAACGCGATCCGGGGCCTGGCGCTGGGCGCGATGCTGCTGGAGCTGGCGCTTGTTTTGGGGCTGCTTGTGGCCTATGATCCGAGTCGGGCCGGGGTAAACGAGCCGAACGCGTTTCAGTTCGTTGAGCGTTTGACCCTGCTGGAGCTGGCCTTGGGGCCCTGGGGTCGGCTGCGGGTGGATTACTACCTCGGCCTTGACGGGCTCAGCCTGACCCTGGTCGTGCTGACGGCCCTGATCAGCGCCATCGGCGTGCTCTCATCCTGGACGATCGAACGCGGCGTAAAGGGCTACTTTGCCCTTTACCTGCTGCTTGTGGCGGCCATGATGGGCGTGTTCGTGGCGCTGGATCTGTTTCTGTTTTACGTGTTCTGGGAGCTCATGCTCATCCCCATGTACTTTCTTATCGGCCTATGGGGGGGAGAGCGCCGCGCTTATGCGGCGGTCAAGTTCTTTCTGTACACGCTTGCCGGCTCCATTTTCCTTCTGCTTGTGCTCATCGGACTCTACTTCAGCAGCGCGCTCAACCCAGATGCCCCGCCGGCGCTGCAGGTGCGCACCCTGGATTTGCTCCGACTCATGCGGCCGGAGGCTTACGCGCCGGATGCGCCCTTCAATCCCGAAGCCCCAGGTCTAATTTTGGGGTGGAATGCGCGCCTGCTGGCTTTTCTAGTGCTCTTTGTGGGCTTTGCCATCAAGCTTCCAGCCGTTCCCCTGCATACGTGGCTGCCGGACGCCCACGTGGAGGCCCCCACACCTATATCCGTTATTCTGGCCGGGGTTCTGCTCAAAATGGGCGGCTACGGGATTCTGCGCCTGGGCTATGGGCTTTTCCCCGAGGGCGGCATCGCCTTTGGGACCGGGATCGCGGCTCTGGGCATGCTTGGGGTCATCTATGGGGCGCTTGTGGCGGCCGCCCAGGAGGATCTGAAAAAGCTCATCGCCTACTCCTCTGTAAGCCACATGGGGTATGTGCTGCTGGGCATCGCCTCGCTTACCCAAGAGGGGGTGGCGGGGGCTGTTTTTCAGATGTTCACCCATGGCCTTGTCGCGGCTATGCTCTTCTTGCTCGTCGGGGTGCTCTACGACCGGGTGCACGATCGCATGATCGGGCACTTTCGGGGGCTATCGCAGCTTATGCCCCTCTACGGAGGGGTGGCCTTGTTTGCGTTTTTGGCCTCGATGGGGCTTCCGGGCCTGGCGGGTTTCGTCTCCGAGGCGCTCGTATTTTTGGGCGCCTTTAGCGCCGAATCCATCCACGCCGGGCGCGCCTTCTCGCCCGTGCCGCGTTGGATGGCGCTCGTTTCGGCAGCCGGTATCGTTCTGGCCGCGGTCTATTATCTGTGGGCCGTGGTGCAGCGCATGTTCTACGGACCTTTGAGGCTACGCGAAGAGGCCTGGCGTGCGTCCTTGGTGGATCTCAACGGGCGCGAGCGGGCCATGTTCTTCCCGCTCATGGCCCTTGTGCTCTTGCTGGGCCTGTACCCGCAGGCGTACCTGGGGCTTATTCGGGCCTCAACAGGCCGCTTTCTAGAGTGGGTGCTGAACTCCGGTACGGCCTGGCTGCAGCGGGGGCTTGCGCTCGGCAACTAG
- a CDS encoding electron transfer flavoprotein subunit alpha/FixB family protein: MSIIAYAEQRDGVFRKSAFEVVRKASELARELGLPFYAVVIGSGLTEVAPSLGAYGAERVLLIDQPELASFAPAAYAKALSAAAEAKRARLVLVPATAQGKDIAPRLAVRLDAAFAPDVTGLRVENGSLVAVRPVYSGKAFATLAFEAERQVISLRPNVFPAGAPEDDRRAQVEPFAVSIEEADLRGRALEIVASAGKLDVAEADIVVSGGRGLKGPENFWMIEELAALLGGAVGASRAVVDAGWRPHAEQVGQTGKVVTPKLYVAVGISGAIQHLAGMSGSKVIVAINKDPEAPIFQVADYGIVGDAFEVVPQLIEVLKKTVHP, encoded by the coding sequence ATGTCCATCATAGCGTATGCCGAACAGCGAGACGGTGTTTTTCGCAAGTCCGCCTTCGAGGTAGTGCGAAAGGCAAGTGAGCTCGCCCGTGAGCTGGGGCTACCGTTTTACGCCGTCGTGATCGGATCCGGCCTGACGGAGGTGGCCCCGAGCCTGGGCGCCTATGGGGCAGAACGGGTGTTGCTGATCGATCAGCCGGAGTTGGCCTCCTTTGCTCCGGCCGCCTATGCGAAGGCCTTGAGCGCGGCCGCCGAGGCCAAAAGGGCCCGTCTAGTGCTTGTGCCCGCCACGGCGCAGGGCAAGGACATAGCGCCGCGCCTGGCCGTGCGACTTGATGCGGCCTTTGCGCCCGATGTGACCGGCTTGCGCGTGGAGAATGGGTCTCTGGTGGCCGTTCGGCCTGTTTACTCAGGTAAAGCCTTCGCCACGTTGGCCTTCGAGGCGGAGCGGCAGGTCATCTCGCTGCGACCCAACGTGTTCCCGGCCGGGGCCCCCGAAGACGACAGGCGCGCTCAGGTGGAGCCGTTTGCCGTGTCCATTGAGGAAGCCGATTTGCGTGGCCGGGCCCTTGAGATCGTGGCCTCGGCCGGCAAGCTGGACGTAGCCGAGGCCGATATCGTCGTCTCCGGAGGAAGAGGATTAAAGGGGCCTGAGAACTTCTGGATGATCGAAGAGCTGGCCGCGCTGCTGGGTGGGGCCGTGGGGGCCTCCCGCGCAGTGGTCGATGCCGGCTGGCGGCCGCATGCGGAGCAGGTGGGGCAGACGGGCAAGGTGGTCACGCCCAAGCTCTACGTTGCCGTCGGTATATCCGGGGCGATCCAACATCTGGCTGGCATGAGCGGCTCTAAGGTGATCGTGGCTATCAACAAGGACCCCGAAGCCCCCATCTTTCAGGTGGCCGACTACGGGATCGTAGGAGACGCCTTTGAAGTGGTGCCGCAGCTTATCGAGGTCCTCAAGAAAACGGTGCACCCGTGA
- the hisD gene encoding histidinol dehydrogenase, which yields MLPIFKGSEVAAFLGRRRRRWSLQQQELRKTVEEILEAVRREGDAALRRLSRQLDGVEPQPLRMPAEYLQAAWRDLDPALQEAIDGAIARVRRFHEAQRPTSSWIEPEPGVLLGQRWTALGRVGVYAPGGKAAYPSSVWMSVIPAQVAGVLEIALASPPDPTTGRVHPLVAAVAWRLGLEEVYAVGGAQAIAALALGTDSIRAVDKIVGPGNAYVAAAKQLLYGQVGIDQIAGPSEIVVLADDTARADWVLADLLSQAEHDEQACAVLITPSEPLAQAVQRELWRRWPNLERRAILERSLRQQGACLVVEGLREAVAVSNELAPEHLQLYVADPWSVLPYVRHAGAVFLGPYSPEPIGDYWAGPSHVLPTGGSARFASGLSVWDFLKRSSVIAYDQEALARAAPFVIRLARAEGLPAHAEAVQARLTEPCP from the coding sequence ATGCTGCCGATTTTCAAGGGATCGGAGGTCGCGGCCTTTCTGGGGCGCCGTCGCAGGCGCTGGTCGTTACAGCAGCAGGAACTGCGCAAAACCGTGGAGGAGATTCTGGAGGCGGTGCGTCGGGAGGGCGATGCGGCGCTCAGGCGCCTGAGCCGCCAACTTGACGGGGTGGAGCCGCAACCGCTCCGCATGCCGGCCGAGTACCTACAGGCCGCCTGGCGCGATCTGGATCCGGCGCTGCAAGAGGCCATCGACGGGGCCATCGCCCGGGTGCGGCGCTTTCATGAGGCCCAGCGGCCCACGAGCAGCTGGATAGAGCCCGAGCCCGGGGTGCTTTTGGGGCAACGCTGGACCGCCCTGGGGCGCGTGGGCGTCTACGCGCCGGGCGGTAAGGCGGCCTACCCGTCGAGCGTCTGGATGAGCGTCATCCCGGCTCAGGTGGCGGGTGTGCTCGAGATCGCGCTCGCCTCGCCTCCGGATCCTACCACCGGCCGCGTGCATCCGCTTGTGGCCGCCGTGGCCTGGCGGTTGGGCCTGGAGGAGGTCTACGCCGTGGGCGGAGCGCAGGCGATCGCGGCCCTCGCCTTGGGCACGGACTCGATCCGCGCCGTGGACAAGATCGTGGGGCCCGGAAACGCCTACGTGGCGGCCGCCAAACAACTCCTTTACGGCCAAGTGGGCATAGACCAGATCGCCGGTCCGAGTGAGATCGTCGTTTTGGCCGACGACACGGCCCGGGCCGATTGGGTGTTGGCCGATCTGTTGAGCCAGGCCGAACACGACGAACAGGCTTGCGCTGTGCTTATAACGCCCTCAGAGCCCCTGGCCCAAGCCGTGCAGCGGGAGCTTTGGCGGCGCTGGCCGAATCTGGAGCGCCGGGCGATCTTGGAGCGTTCGCTTCGGCAGCAGGGGGCCTGTCTTGTCGTAGAGGGCCTGCGGGAAGCCGTGGCGGTCTCTAACGAGCTGGCTCCGGAACACCTGCAGCTGTACGTGGCCGATCCGTGGTCCGTGCTACCCTATGTTCGGCACGCCGGGGCCGTTTTCTTGGGGCCGTACAGCCCGGAGCCCATAGGCGACTACTGGGCCGGACCCAGCCACGTGCTGCCCACCGGCGGATCGGCCCGGTTTGCCTCTGGCCTTTCCGTATGGGATTTTCTGAAGCGCTCCAGCGTGATCGCTTACGATCAGGAGGCCCTTGCGCGCGCGGCTCCGTTTGTGATCCGGCTGGCCCGGGCCGAGGGCCTGCCGGCGCACGCGGAGGCCGTGCAAGCGCGCCTGACAGAGCCGTGCCCGTAG
- the nuoL gene encoding NADH-quinone oxidoreductase subunit L: MDYTPWVSAVLLLPLLGGALVWALGKRALPRQGDWLATGLVGVALVLSVYVLYGLLTQVAPHNPRWIWIDLGSTSGRAPLLLPFGFQIDIPAALMLVLVTGVSFLVHLFSIGYMAGDPKYARYFAYLSFFTFSMLGIVLSDNLLMIYVFWELVGLSSYLLIGFWFEREAPSRAATKAFIVNRIGDAGFWAGILILWSQFETLHFGELSRLLAESRIIEGRWQTLVPLEEGSGVVRELSAGWLTAAGLLLFMGVVGKSAQFPLHVWLPDAMEGPTPVSALIHAATMVAAGVYLLWRIYPLLSPEALLVIAFTGAFTAFMAATIALTQRDIKRVLAYSTISQLGYMVMGVGVGSPVAGLFHLITHAFFKAGLFLGAGSIIDALHKLEKRLSHRGLELHLDPQDIELMGGLRRPMPMTFAAFTVCAAALAGLPLFSGFLSKDAILIAAAAFPYLGAVQWDLPPLWLFGVPVLGFATAALTAFYMGRLWFKVFWGPFRLAQQYPAASLSELRESPWVMRLPVLGLALFSLFFWFSPHPLEPNRGWLWRAIAAEVSGRVGPQGAFVPDYVPSVLLIRLGSAEFHLQVLAWSLGLALLGIFGALWVYGIRRPDLDRWRQRPWLGPLYRFSRERWYLDALYEAGPVRLFRWLMRSQAAWDRRVIDGLVNGTAALIAALGRAGQRLQTGRVQAYLAMAALAFVALVLWLWR, translated from the coding sequence ATGGACTACACGCCCTGGGTTAGCGCCGTGCTGCTTTTGCCTCTACTCGGAGGGGCGCTTGTGTGGGCCCTGGGCAAGCGCGCGTTGCCCAGGCAGGGCGATTGGCTGGCCACGGGCCTTGTGGGGGTGGCCTTGGTGCTTTCCGTTTACGTTCTCTACGGCCTGCTCACCCAAGTGGCTCCGCACAATCCGCGTTGGATCTGGATCGATCTGGGCTCTACGTCGGGTCGGGCGCCCCTGCTTTTGCCGTTCGGCTTTCAGATCGACATCCCCGCGGCCCTGATGCTCGTGCTCGTAACGGGGGTTAGCTTTCTGGTCCACCTGTTCTCTATCGGCTATATGGCCGGCGATCCCAAGTACGCGCGCTACTTCGCGTACCTGAGCTTTTTTACGTTTTCCATGCTGGGGATCGTGCTCTCCGACAACCTGCTCATGATCTACGTGTTCTGGGAGCTGGTGGGCCTGAGCTCGTATTTGCTCATCGGGTTTTGGTTTGAACGCGAGGCGCCCTCCCGAGCCGCCACGAAGGCCTTCATCGTAAACCGGATCGGTGATGCGGGCTTTTGGGCCGGGATCCTCATACTTTGGAGCCAATTTGAGACGCTGCATTTTGGCGAGCTCTCCCGTTTGCTGGCGGAGTCCCGGATCATCGAAGGGCGATGGCAGACGCTGGTGCCCTTAGAGGAGGGCTCTGGGGTCGTGCGGGAGCTTTCGGCGGGTTGGCTTACGGCGGCCGGGCTGCTGCTCTTCATGGGCGTGGTGGGCAAGTCGGCCCAGTTTCCGTTGCACGTCTGGCTTCCGGACGCCATGGAGGGCCCCACGCCCGTGTCGGCCCTCATTCATGCCGCTACCATGGTCGCAGCCGGCGTGTACCTGTTGTGGCGCATCTACCCGCTTCTGAGCCCGGAGGCGCTGCTGGTTATCGCCTTCACGGGGGCCTTCACGGCCTTTATGGCCGCCACGATCGCCCTTACGCAGCGCGACATCAAGCGCGTGCTCGCCTATTCGACGATCTCCCAGCTCGGTTACATGGTCATGGGCGTAGGCGTGGGCTCTCCTGTGGCCGGGCTGTTTCATCTGATCACGCATGCCTTCTTCAAGGCGGGCCTGTTTCTAGGGGCCGGCTCCATTATAGACGCCCTGCATAAGCTGGAAAAACGCCTAAGCCATCGAGGCCTTGAGCTACACCTGGACCCCCAGGACATCGAGCTCATGGGGGGGCTTAGGCGGCCCATGCCCATGACGTTTGCCGCCTTCACCGTGTGCGCGGCCGCCCTGGCCGGTTTGCCTCTCTTTAGCGGCTTTCTTTCCAAGGACGCCATCTTGATCGCCGCCGCAGCCTTCCCTTACCTGGGCGCCGTGCAGTGGGACCTGCCCCCGCTGTGGCTTTTCGGGGTGCCCGTGTTGGGGTTTGCCACGGCCGCCCTTACGGCCTTCTACATGGGCCGGCTGTGGTTTAAGGTCTTTTGGGGTCCGTTTCGGCTGGCGCAACAATACCCGGCTGCGTCTTTGTCCGAGCTTCGGGAGTCGCCCTGGGTGATGCGGCTTCCGGTTCTGGGGCTGGCGCTTTTCAGCCTGTTTTTCTGGTTTTCTCCCCATCCCCTAGAGCCCAACCGGGGCTGGCTGTGGCGCGCCATAGCCGCCGAGGTCTCCGGCCGCGTAGGTCCCCAGGGGGCGTTCGTGCCCGATTACGTGCCCTCGGTGCTGCTTATTCGGCTCGGGTCGGCGGAGTTCCACCTTCAAGTTCTGGCCTGGTCCCTGGGGCTTGCCCTACTGGGGATCTTCGGGGCGCTTTGGGTTTACGGAATCAGGCGGCCGGATCTGGATCGTTGGCGACAGCGCCCCTGGCTTGGGCCCCTGTATCGGTTCTCTCGCGAAAGATGGTATCTGGATGCGCTTTACGAGGCCGGTCCGGTGCGGCTTTTTAGATGGCTTATGCGCTCGCAGGCGGCCTGGGATCGGCGTGTAATAGACGGGCTAGTAAACGGCACGGCCGCGCTCATCGCCGCCTTAGGCCGAGCCGGTCAACGGCTGCAGACCGGTCGGGTGCAGGCGTATCTGGCCATGGCGGCGCTGGCGTTCGTGGCTTTGGTCCTGTGGTTGTGGCGGTAG
- a CDS encoding electron transfer flavoprotein subunit beta/FixA family protein, which yields MKIAVCIAHVPDTATKVRIGADGRSIDPTGVTYVLNPYDEFAVEEALLTKEKAGGEVVALCIGGPETEPTIRKVLAMGADRAVRIDGEPEDTLVAARWLADVLREEAPDIVFVGKETVSFNGAAMAAALGELLGWPNASVVVRFTLNGSVATYEREVEGGKELGQITLPCVISCQRGLNNPRLPKLPDIMKAKQKPIAVRQPVGGRATMRVVRLELPPPKKGCKFVKSAEELVRLLHEEAGVI from the coding sequence ATGAAGATCGCCGTTTGCATCGCCCATGTGCCCGATACGGCGACCAAGGTGCGCATCGGCGCCGATGGGCGCTCGATCGATCCCACAGGTGTGACGTACGTGCTCAATCCGTATGATGAGTTCGCCGTCGAAGAGGCCTTGCTCACGAAGGAGAAGGCAGGCGGTGAGGTGGTGGCTCTCTGCATCGGGGGACCCGAGACGGAGCCCACGATCCGCAAGGTGCTCGCCATGGGCGCGGATCGGGCTGTGCGCATCGACGGAGAGCCGGAGGACACCTTGGTGGCCGCGCGCTGGCTCGCGGACGTTTTGCGCGAAGAGGCCCCCGACATCGTCTTTGTGGGCAAGGAGACCGTGAGCTTCAACGGGGCGGCTATGGCCGCGGCCCTGGGCGAGCTTTTGGGCTGGCCCAACGCCTCTGTCGTGGTGCGTTTCACGCTGAACGGGTCGGTGGCCACCTACGAGCGCGAGGTCGAAGGGGGCAAGGAGCTGGGGCAGATCACGCTCCCCTGTGTGATCTCCTGTCAGCGGGGCCTAAACAATCCGCGTCTGCCCAAGCTGCCCGATATCATGAAGGCCAAACAGAAGCCCATCGCGGTGCGCCAGCCCGTTGGAGGACGGGCTACCATGCGGGTGGTGCGCCTGGAGTTGCCGCCGCCCAAGAAGGGCTGCAAGTTCGTGAAATCGGCCGAGGAGCTGGTGCGGCTTCTGCACGAGGAGGCCGGGGTTATTTAG
- a CDS encoding NADH-quinone oxidoreductase subunit N, giving the protein MDAHTWQMIGESLNRFWPEATLLLTFILLILADLILGRNRSPVLPVIALLGLLLSGVLVGLSDLGGASAGVYLFYGLLVADGYAGLFKLLFALAGALAVIASMESLPLRLHRRSMGEYYAILVGLIFGLYLMASAAHLVALYLAIELVSLCSYVLVGYLKDDPKASEAGLKYILYGAVSSAFLLYGFSLLYGLTGTLELYALSERLTQVDSGPVLTLAVLLALVGFGYKIAAVPFHFWAPDAYEGAPVPVAALLAVGPKAAGFAALVRFLIIGLGAEELFARLEGSALLVVIALLTMTLGNLAAIGQHNLKRMLAYSSIAHAGYALMGAAALGELGLQALVFYLVVYGLLTFGAFWVVMAVANATGSEDVRAWSGLGWAMPLLGAVMTVFMVGLTGLPPTAGFAGKLLLFSAVWVAYETSGDPGMLVLLVAGLLNSVISLYYYLKAPYYMFFRSAELSQPLPAISWVSRAVLLSLAVPSAVLAATPLFPWLAEQVLRNVSAAF; this is encoded by the coding sequence ATGGACGCGCACACCTGGCAGATGATAGGGGAAAGCCTCAACCGGTTCTGGCCTGAGGCGACGCTGCTGCTGACGTTTATCCTGCTTATTTTGGCCGATCTTATTCTGGGCCGGAATCGAAGTCCTGTCCTGCCCGTGATCGCCCTCTTGGGGTTGTTGCTATCCGGCGTACTGGTGGGCCTTTCCGATCTAGGGGGCGCATCGGCCGGGGTATATCTTTTCTACGGGCTGCTCGTTGCCGACGGATACGCGGGCCTTTTTAAGTTGTTGTTCGCCCTGGCCGGCGCGCTAGCTGTGATCGCTTCGATGGAATCGCTTCCGCTGCGTCTGCATCGGCGCAGCATGGGGGAGTATTACGCCATCCTCGTGGGGCTTATCTTCGGTCTCTATCTTATGGCCAGTGCGGCGCATCTTGTGGCGCTGTACCTGGCCATTGAACTTGTCTCGCTCTGTTCGTACGTGCTGGTCGGTTACCTCAAAGACGATCCCAAGGCGAGCGAGGCGGGGCTCAAATACATCCTATACGGGGCCGTTTCGTCGGCCTTCCTGCTCTACGGGTTCTCCTTGCTATACGGGCTTACCGGGACCTTGGAGCTGTATGCGCTCTCTGAGCGGCTGACCCAAGTCGACTCCGGTCCCGTTTTGACGTTAGCCGTGTTGCTGGCCCTTGTGGGCTTCGGATACAAAATCGCGGCCGTGCCTTTTCACTTCTGGGCTCCAGACGCCTACGAAGGGGCGCCGGTGCCCGTGGCGGCCCTGCTTGCGGTGGGGCCTAAGGCGGCCGGTTTTGCGGCCCTGGTGCGTTTTCTCATCATCGGCCTGGGGGCCGAGGAGCTCTTCGCCCGCCTGGAGGGATCCGCGCTGCTGGTTGTGATCGCGCTTCTGACGATGACCCTGGGCAACTTGGCCGCGATTGGGCAGCACAACCTTAAGCGCATGTTGGCCTACTCCAGCATCGCGCACGCCGGATACGCGCTCATGGGCGCAGCCGCCCTGGGGGAACTGGGCCTGCAAGCGCTGGTCTTTTATTTGGTTGTGTACGGTCTTCTTACCTTCGGGGCCTTCTGGGTGGTGATGGCCGTAGCCAACGCCACGGGTTCGGAGGATGTGCGCGCCTGGTCCGGCTTGGGCTGGGCGATGCCCCTTTTGGGGGCCGTGATGACGGTCTTCATGGTGGGACTTACGGGCTTGCCCCCAACGGCCGGCTTTGCGGGCAAGCTGTTGCTGTTCTCCGCCGTCTGGGTCGCGTACGAAACCTCCGGTGATCCCGGCATGCTTGTCCTGCTTGTAGCGGGCCTTCTGAACAGCGTCATTTCGCTGTACTACTATCTGAAGGCCCCATACTACATGTTCTTCAGAAGCGCTGAGCTTTCTCAGCCCCTGCCGGCTATCTCCTGGGTGAGCCGGGCTGTGCTGCTGTCTCTGGCTGTGCCCTCGGCTGTGCTGGCGGCCACTCCGCTTTTCCCGTGGCTAGCCGAACAGGTTCTGCGAAACGTAAGCGCGGCCTTCTAG
- the hisC gene encoding histidinol-phosphate transaminase, protein MPVATGAYELALARALAQIRPAVRALRPYRVEGGLSAPVKLNQNENPFDWPPFIKERVLERLRALPWNRYPEEYPRELTAALARHWGLEPDQVLVGHGSNELMYLVLGAVVRPGVRVLLPSPTFALYEKLVRYYEGDPVRVPLRPDGGFDVEAIRSALRRWSPALLVLVSPNSPTASRLLLSEVRELTEEAPGLVLVDEAYGEFSDQPSALTLLPERPHVLVLRTFSKAVALAGVRIGYLVGASALVAELYKAKIPFAISRWDEAIALAALEHDAWIRQQLNRLKAERERLRRLLADIKGVEVWPSWTNFVIFRTPFPATSVFEALVARGVLVRDVSAYPQMERCLRASVGAPSENDRLAEALQEVLQALGFGFSKLETGL, encoded by the coding sequence GTGCCCGTAGCGACCGGCGCATATGAGCTCGCCTTGGCGCGCGCCCTGGCGCAGATCCGCCCTGCGGTGCGCGCGCTGCGCCCATATCGGGTGGAGGGGGGCCTTTCGGCCCCGGTGAAGCTCAACCAAAACGAAAACCCCTTCGATTGGCCTCCGTTCATCAAGGAGCGCGTGTTGGAGCGATTGCGCGCGTTGCCCTGGAACCGCTATCCGGAGGAGTACCCAAGGGAGCTGACCGCCGCCCTGGCCCGGCATTGGGGGCTTGAGCCCGATCAGGTGCTGGTCGGGCACGGATCCAATGAGCTCATGTACCTTGTTCTGGGCGCCGTGGTGCGTCCGGGTGTGCGCGTGCTGCTGCCCAGTCCTACGTTCGCCCTTTATGAGAAGCTTGTGCGCTACTACGAGGGCGATCCCGTGCGGGTGCCCCTGCGCCCGGACGGGGGCTTTGACGTGGAGGCGATCCGGAGCGCGCTGCGCCGCTGGAGCCCGGCGCTTCTGGTGTTGGTAAGCCCGAATAGCCCCACGGCTAGCAGGCTGCTGCTGTCCGAGGTCCGCGAGCTGACGGAGGAGGCCCCGGGGCTTGTGCTCGTGGATGAGGCCTACGGGGAGTTCTCCGATCAGCCCTCAGCCTTGACCCTGTTGCCGGAGCGGCCCCATGTGCTCGTGCTGCGCACCTTCTCGAAGGCCGTCGCGCTCGCAGGGGTTCGGATCGGCTATCTTGTGGGCGCTTCCGCTCTTGTTGCGGAGCTCTACAAAGCCAAAATCCCCTTTGCGATCAGCCGATGGGATGAGGCGATCGCGCTCGCCGCGCTCGAACACGACGCATGGATACGGCAGCAGCTAAATCGGCTCAAAGCCGAGCGGGAGCGGTTGCGCCGTCTGCTTGCCGACATAAAGGGGGTCGAAGTTTGGCCCTCGTGGACGAATTTCGTAATTTTCCGCACCCCCTTTCCGGCCACCTCTGTTTTCGAGGCGCTGGTTGCGCGCGGGGTGCTGGTCCGGGACGTATCCGCTTATCCCCAAATGGAGCGTTGCCTGCGCGCCAGCGTGGGCGCGCCCTCAGAGAACGACCGCTTGGCCGAGGCGCTACAGGAGGTCCTGCAGGCGCTCGGCTTCGGCTTTAGCAAGTTGGAGACAGGCCTATGA